The following coding sequences are from one Gammaproteobacteria bacterium window:
- a CDS encoding 30S ribosomal protein S12, producing HSIVLVRGGRVKDLPGVRYKVIRGTLDASGVAERKQARSRYGSKKES from the coding sequence GCACTCGATCGTGCTCGTTCGTGGCGGCCGTGTGAAGGATCTTCCTGGGGTGCGTTACAAGGTCATTCGCGGCACTCTGGATGCGTCCGGTGTGGCAGAACGCAAGCAGGCGCGTTCCCGGTACGGAAGCAAGAAGGAGTCCTGA